TTCGATGAACAGGTTTCCGTCCTGTTCTGAAATCTGATAGGTTTCCGTTTGGACAGTCCCCCGGTAGGTCTTTCGATAGGTCGTTACCCGGTAATGCCCGTTTTCTTCAAAAAGGGTAAATGCCGGACGATTTTTTACACTTTTCCAGTCGCCACGCATCGCCCTAAGACGGTCGGCGTTCGTTTCCTTACAGGAAGAAAACCCCAGTAACAAGGTGCATAGCAGCACCGGAAACAAAAATTTTAAATGTTTCATACTGATTGATTTTTAAATTGTTGATTGATTATTTTTCAGGATTGCGCTTGCTTTCGGCAAGCCGTTTGATAGCCAGTTCGAGGTTGCCGCCCAACTTTTCAGACAAGGCGAAAAGTTCCATCTTTTCCGTTTCTTCCGTTGTGAACGTGTAATATTCTTCCAAACTCACTTCTGTGGCATATACGGCGGATTGTGTACCGCCCAAGCCTATCCAAACTTCCTTATATTTCCGGTTGGGATGGTTGGCAAGGTTGATGGAAAGCACCTGTGAACGTTCCTTGTCGGTCAGTCCCAAAAGGTTCTGTATGCTATCGAATTTATTAAGGTACTTCCGTTGGTCGAGCAGTATCTTACAATCAGAATTGTTTATAATACTCTCTTTTACAATGGGTGAGGAAATAATATCTTCGACCTCTTGGGTAACAACAATCGCTTCGCCGAAATACTTTCTAACCGTTTTGTAAAGGTATTTTATGTAATCCGCCATATTCGCCGATGCAATCGCTTTCCACGCTTCTTCTATCAATATTAATTTCCTGATACCCTTTAGTTTACGCATTTTGGAAATAAATACTTCCATGATGATAATCGTAGTAATCGGGAACAGGATTTTGTGGTCTTTGATATTATCCAACTCAAAGACAATGAAGCGTTTATGTAGTAAATCAAGCTCTTTGTCGGAGTTCAACAGGTAATCGTATTCGCCGCCTTTATAGTAAGGCTCTAATACATTCAGGAAGTTATCTATATCAAAATCCTTTTCCCGGACGTTCTTTTCTTGCAGGTGCGCCCGGTAGTCATTCCTCACATACTCGTAGAACGTATTGAAGCAGGGAGTAACGGAACAGTCTTTGGTAATCAGTCCGATATAGGAACTAACAGCGTTCGACAAAGCCACTTCTTCCGCCCGTGTAGGTGCTTCATCGTCCCTTTTCCACAGGGTCAGGATAAGCGTTTTGATACTCTCTTTCTTCTCAATGTCAAATCCCCCATCTTCCACATAGAAAGGATTGAACGCTATCGGGTTTTCTGTGGTATAGGTAAAGTAAATCCCATCTTCCCCGTGCGTTTTCCTATTTATCATTTCACACAAACCTAAGTAACTGTTTCCGGTATCAACCAGCAGCACGTGTGCATTTTGTTCATAATACTGGCGTACCATGTGATTGGTAAAGAATGACTTGCCGCTACCACTCGGCCCAAGTATGAACTTGTTACGATTGGTAATAATACCCCGCTTCATGGGTAAATCTGAAATATCAATGTGCAACGGCTTTCCTGTGACCCTATCCACCATCTTGATACCAAAGGGAGAAAGTGAACTTTTGTAGTTCGTTTCTTCGGTGAACAGACAAAGAGCCTGTTCGATGAATGTATAGAAACTTTCTTCCGCCGGAAAGTCCGCCTGATTGCCGGGTATTCCCGCCCAAAACAGGGTAGGCGTGTCGGTGGTGTTATGGCGTGGCTTGCATTCCATAAGTGCGAGCTGTGACCCCACATCATTTTTAATGTGCTTTAATTCGTCCCGGTCGTCACTCCAAGCCATGATATTGCAATGGCATCGCACGGAAATAAGCCCCTGTGAATGGGCTTCGTTCAAATATTCCTCTATCCAAGCCTTGTTTATCTGATTGGCACGACTGTATTTGGAAAGGGAGTGCATATTGCGAGCCATCTTTTCAAACTGTTTCAAGTTCTCCGTATGGTCGTCAATGAAGATATACTGGTTATAAATATGGTTACAGGAGAGCAGCACACCCACCGGGGAAGCAAATGACAAACGGCAATCGCTCCGGTCAGTGGATAGCTTTTCATAACGGGTATCTGTGCCTACTTTTCCCGGCATATCTTCCGCATCCGAAAGGGTATGCAGGCAAAGAATATCATCGCCAATCTTCATTTCGTCAGCACCCAGTGAAATATCTTTCAGTGTGGTGGTGTCGGTCTGTGAGAGTGAAAAGTATTTTTCCACGATACCCGCCGTTTCCTTTGTCCCGGTTATCTCGTCCGAAGTCAGACGGGTAAGGGTGATGAAACCGCTATCGTTCATAATGCTTTCAAACTGTCCCACCGCTTCGAGGAACTTTGTAACCGTTTCCCTGTCCCTAATCTCTTTGGGTACAAGGAAACCCCGGCAAAGAGTGGAAAAATTGCTCTGCATCCGGCTGCGTTCCTTTGTCGTTTTCGTCAGGAACAAATAGCAGGTATGGTTCAGGAACGGTCGTTCATTGAAATGGCGTTCAAAGGAACGGGAAAGGAAACTCAAATCATCCTTTTGGATGTCAGGTGCATAGTTCTCTTTGATGAACCAGTCCTGTTTGTGTACGATGCTATAATCGGGCAGCACCTTTACCGCCTTGTTCCAAGCGGAATGTATCGCTTCGTATTCGGCTGCCGTGACGGTGAACAGTTCGGGCAGTTCTACCCGGAACGCCACCGTTATGTCGGCATCTTTGGAAACGATGCACCCGTTTTCCACCGTGAACAGTGGAAACTTGTTTTCCAGCGTGGTAGCTTTTAATATATTTCTCATTTCGATGCTTGTTTCTGATTTTTAGTGAATAATCGGGATATGGCTTTTCGGTTGATAATATGGAAAGGGTGGCTTTTGCGTGCGGACAATTTCATCAACCCGTGTGTCCCGTACTTTTCGTTTAACCGGAATGTGAGCCATACCAGCAGCGTTGCCGAAGTAACGCCGAAGATGATGCACACCCACTGGTTGATACCCACCATGTACATAATGATGAAAAGCACGAACAGGGCTAACAGCCCGCCCGCAAAAATGAAAAGATATTGACTTTTCAACCCTTTAAATTCAACTGGCTTACCTATTCCCCTATTAATCGGATAGTCTGCCATAGCTCATTTCTTTAGAGGAAGAATGAACGTAGGATGGTGGCAGCCACAATCAGGAAGATACATGCACCGAACCACGAAGCCGCCGTTTTACTGGTGTCAGGGTCGCCACTGCTGAACTTTCCATACACTTTCACACCGCCAATCAAGCCGACCACCGCACCGATAGCGTAAATTAACTTTGTCGCCGGGTCGAAATAACTGGTTACCATATTGGTAGCTTCGGTAATACCCGCCATGCCGTTACCCTGTGCAAAGGCGGAGGATGCAGCCAAAAGAACGGCTGCCGAAAAAAGAACTTTCTTTTTCATTATAAATATATTGATTTTTAAATTGCCGGACGGTTGGATAGTCCGCCCGGCGGAGTGATTAATAATTGAATTTTTGTGGTTGTGGGGAGTGTTCCCCATGTTCTAAAAGGTCTGTTTAACCGTAATCTCTTTGTTTCATCATCTTACTTATTTAAAGTTTACCATTAAAGAAAATCGTTCATGTCAAAGTCTGCCATTTCATTACTTCCGGCAGCCGGGACGATGGCAGGCACGGGTATCTCATGCTTTTGTAAAAGTTCCGCCACCCGTGACCTGCCCCCGTTAATCTGTTCCACCAGCGAATGAAAGAGGTTTGTTTCCGTCCGGCAGATGGTCTGAACGGCTTGCCGTTCTTCCGTGTCAGACGCTTGCTTAACCTGAATGACCTGTACCATTTGACCCAGTTCCCCCAGCGTGATACCTTGCGCCATTTCCGGCTCACCGTCACCCATGTAACAGGCGATTTCTTCCGCTTCAATTTCATCTGGCGAAACGTCCGTTTCTTCCGCATCTTCTGTTTCAAACTCCATCTCAAACTCGGTTTCAATCGCTTGCGAGGTATCGGCTTTTTTTTCATCTGCCAGCTCGTTATCAAGCGTTTTCGTTACCGTTTCCTCGCTTTGCGGGACAAATATAGAAGCATTATCAACCCCTTTTGAAAGGTGTCCTAAGATGTCCTCGCTTGTCCTCATTTGTCCCATCCGGTAACGGCTTGCACCTACAAGACAATCACCGTTTCCGGTTTTCACAGTCGTTTTGCTTTCCGGTTGTTCCGGCTGCTTTTTCCTATCCGTGAACCATGTTCCCAAGCTATCCCGGTATCGCCATAAGAGAACGGCGTAATACAGGAGCGTTCCGATAATAAACCATTTCAACATATCAGAACGGCTTTTCAAATTTGCTTTCGTACAGTTCGTTTATCTCGTCCTGAAACTGGTCGAAATGCCGGAGCAGGATATTTTCTACATAGCTGCTCACGGTTGCCTTGCGCCCGCCGATAACGGTTACTATTTTCATTAACTTTTCGTGGGTGGTACGGCTGACGTACAACGGCTGGCGGTCGGTCAAGTCCACCCGCATGAAATAGCTTTCCCGGTAATCGCCCGGAGTGTTCTTTTTCCGGCGTGCAGGTTCTTTCACTGCCTTTTCTTCCTTTGGCTCTGCCTTGATTTCCGGTTTATCTGCCGTTTCCACTGCACCCGTTTTATCATCCGGTTTATCCGGTGTTTCTATTTCCGTTTTCACCGTCACCGATGGCGTTTCCTGTTTCTTCACGGGCAAGCCCTGTGAAATAATCTCTTTCATAAAATCCTCGTCAATTTGCGGTTTCCCGCCGCTTTGCTTTGCCATATCGTTACAGTTTTATAAGGTATGCGATTTCGGTTATCAGTTCTTCCATGTTGCTGCCCTTTACCAGCCGTTTGTCCGCCGGGAACAGTGTAGAACGGAACACGGTTTTACGCTGTGCGTCCAGTTCCTTTTTGAATCGTTTCGTGTCCGGGATAAATACCTTCATAAGGGGTAGTTCCAATTCCCCGATAGTCTGTTCATACAGGGTGTAGAGGTCTGTTTTTTCCCGTCCATCTACCATGTTCCAAAATAGGTGCAGCCCTTTCAGTCGGCACGCTTCATTCTTTACCAGCAGTTTATGGATAGCCACTGCAAACGAAAGGCTGCTTTCCAATACCACCCGGTCGGCGGCTATGGGGGTGAAAATATAATCCACCCCTGAAAGGGAGTTGATAACACCCTCGCTATTTACCGTTCCGGGCAGGTCGAAAAAGACCACATCATAGTCCATCCCGGCAGACGCAAGATATTCATCCGCCGTTTTTATCGCTTCGTCCGGTGAACTGCAAAGGACAGGGTACGCTTTCTTTCCCAGTGCTTTGAACTGGCTGAAAGCAAGCCGTTTGTAATACTCATCACTGTTCACCTGTTCGGCATCCCGTTTGCGCATGGCGGAAATGGAATGTTGCGGGTAATCGCAATCCACGACTGCCACGTTATACCCTTTGAGATAATACAGGTAACTTGCCACCAAGACGGTGAACGTTGTTTTGCCGACCCCACCCTTTTGGGTGGAGAAAGCTACATACAAGGTTTCTTTCTTCATTGTAATAATTCTTTTTTGTGATACATCTTTATTTCATTCCATCCGTACAGATTGACGGATGGTTTTCTTTCGTTCCATGTTGAAACTCCGAAAGAGAAAATGACTTCTTTTTTTCTTTCCTTGTTTCTTGCTACCTTTCTACAAAGACAGCTTGCTTTCTTTGCAGAAAGTTTGCTTTCCCGATTGAATGACTGTTTTCTTTCAATCATTCCATCCGGTTTTCTTTCCTGCTTTCTTGAAAGATTGCAATCTTGAAATCTTGTTTTCAAGATTACAAAACCGCTTTCTTTCCGTCCGTTTTCCGTTACGTATTTCCATCCGTCCATATTGCTTTCTTTCTTAAATTCGGGACAAATAAACACAGAAAAGTAGTCCCTTTTGAAAGGTGTCCTCAAATGTCCCTGTTTGTCCTCATTTGTCCTATAACCCACTATTTCACAGCATTTTTAATACCCGTTACTTTGCAACCGAAAGGTATCGGTCAGGTTAACCAAGCCCCCGGTGTCGGGAGCGTTCCAATATCCGCTAACTCCAATCCGTCCGTAGGCGGATTTTTATTTGCACTGGCAAATAGCAAGGTGTGTTCTGCGCTGCTTAAAATTCTTTCAGCAGCTTTGAACGCCTTGCCCGGACGAAGCCGGGATAGGGTCACTCCGAAGTCGTAACCCTTAAAAAAATGTAGCATGAAACAGAAAAATGAAAATGCGCCCCGTCCGGGTGGCGCAGGACGAAAGCCCAAAGCAGACCCGGCAGTGTTCAGGTACTCTATCAGCTTCAATGCGATAGACCACGCCCGCTTTTTGGCATTGTTCGACCAGTCCGGAATGCGCACGAAAGCGCATTTTATCACCGCCCGCATCTTCGGCGAACCGTTCAAAGTGATTAAAATAGACAAGGCGGCAGTAGAATATTATACCCGGCTGACCGCTTTATATTCCCAATACAGGGGTATCGCCGTGAATTACAATCAGGTGGTAAAGGCTCTCAATACCAATTTTTCAGAGAAGAAAGCACTCGCGTTTCTCTATAAACTGGAAAAGGCAACGATGGAACTTGCCGACCTGAACCGCCAAATTATTGAACTGACCCGTGAGTTTGAAACAAGATGGTTGCAAAGATAAGTGTAGGCAGTTCCCTGTTCGGTGCGCTTTCCTACAACCAAAACAAGGTCGATGAAGAGCAGGGAAAGGTACTTTTAAGCAACCGGATGTTCGAGAGCGAGGATGGGAATTTCAGCATCCGGCGATGTATGGAATGTTTCGATATGCACCTGCCCGCAGACTTGAAAACGGAAAAACCGATTATCCATATCTCCCTGAACCCGCACCCGGACGATGTGCTTTCCGACAGCCAGCTTGCGGATATTGCCAAAGAGTATATGGATAAACTGGGGTATGGCAATCAACCGTATATGGTTTACAAGCACGAAGATATAGCAAGACACCATATACATATCGTTTCCATCCGGGTAGATGATACGGGCAAAAAGATAAATGACAAGTTCGAGCATATCCGCAGCAAACAAATCACCCGTGAACTGGAACAGAAGTACGGGCTACATCCGGCAGAGAAGAAACAGGCAACCGAACGCCCCGAACTTAAAAAGGTGGACTACCGGGCAGGGGACGTAAAGCACCAGTTATCCAATACGGTGAAAGCCCTTGTCGGCAGTTACCGTTTCCAAAGTTTCACGGAGTACAAAGCCCTGCTATCTATATATAATGTACAGGTGGAAGAAGTGAAAGGGGAAGTGAACGGTAAACCTTATAACGGTATTGTCTATTCGGTAACCAATGACAAAGGAGAAAAGCAGGGAAACCCGTTAAAATCTTCCTCTTTGGGAAAGTCGGTAGGTTACGAAGCCATCCAACGACACATCAAGAAATCCGCAAAGGACATTCAAGACAAAAACCTGAAAGAGCGCACCCGCCGGCAGTCGGCGCAGTGATGAAATCCGCCCGTAATCGTAAGGAACTGGAACAAGAACTGAAAAAGAAAGGTATAGATGTACTTTTCCGGCAGAACGATACAGGCAGGATATACGGTGTAACATTCATCGACCATGAAAGCCGTACCGTCCTGAACGGTTCACGGTTGGGAAAAGACTTTTCCGCCAATGTGTTCAACGACCTGTTTACTGGCTCCCGCACTCTTACTACGGGAAACAGCAAAGCGGAAATGCAGGAACACACGCAAGGGAATAACCCGACCGGGCATCTTTCAGAGGGGACGGGTAAAACCGTTGCCGGACTGTTCGGTTTGTTATCCGGTGGGAATGATACACCGCCCGATAACAGCCAAGTTCCGTCACCCAAGAAGAAAAAGAAGAAGAAACAAAAACGTATTTAGTAATCCTAAAAATTCAATTATGCAGAACGAAGATGATTTAAGAGGACTGGCAAAAGTCATGGACTTTATGCGGGCAATCAGTATTTTATTTGTAGTGATAAACATTTACTGGTTTTGTTACCAGTCGTTCCGGGAGTGGGGTATCAATATCGGGGTAGTCGATAAAATCCTGCTGAACTTCCAGCGTACCGCCGGGCTGTTCTCCAATATCCTGTACACCAAACTTTTTTCGGTGGTGTTCCTTGCGCTTTCCTGTTTGGGTACAAAAGGAGTGAAAGAGGAAAAAATCACATGGAATAAGATTTATGTGTTCCTGACAATCGGTTTTATCCTGTTTTTCCTGAATTGGTGGCTGTTGGTTATGCCGTTGCCACTGGCGGCAAACACGGCATTGTATATCTTTACCATGACAGCCGGGTATCTTTCCCTGTTGGCTGCCGGAGTATGGATTTCCCGCCTGTTGAAAAATAACCTGATGGATGACGTGTTTAATACCGAGAATGAAAGTTTTGCACAGGAAACACGCTTGATAGAAAACGAGTATTCCATCAACCTGCCGACACGGTTCTACTACAAAAAGAAATGGAATGACGGATGGATAAACGTTGTAAACCCGTTCAGGGCAAGCATGGTTTTAGGCACACCCGGTTCGGGAAAATCGTATGCGATAGTCAATAATTACATAAAACAGCAAATCGAAAAAGGCTTTGCTGTTTATATTTATGACTACAAATTTCCTGACCTTTCGGAGATAGCTTACAATCACTTAATCAGCCATTTAGACGGGTATAAGGTGAAGCCTAAATTCTACATGATTAACTTTGACGACCCACGTAAAAGCCACCGATGCAACCCGATAAATCCGGCGTTTATGACGGACATATCAGACGCATACGAAGCCAGTTATACAATCATGTTAAATTTGAACCGCAGTTGGATAACCAAGCAGGGAGATTTCTTTGTGGAAAGCCCGATTATCCTGCTCGCTTCTATAATATGGTTTTTGAAAATCTATCAGGGTGGCAAGTATTGTACATTTCCGCACGCCATTGAATTTCTGAACAAGAAATATGCCGATACGTTCACAATTTTAACCAGTTATCCCGAACTGGAAAACTACCTTTCGCCGTTCATGGACGCATGGGAATCGAATGCGCAAGACCAGTTGCAGGGGCAGCTTGCAAGTGCTAAAATCCCGCTTTCAAGGATGATTTCACCCGCCCTATATTGGGTAATGACAGGTGATGATTTTTCACTGGATATAAACAACCCGAAAGAACCTAAGATATTGGTAGTAGGCAACAATCCCGACCGCCAAAATATCTATTCCTGTGCTTTGGGACTGTATAATTCCCGTATCGTGAAACTGATAAACAAGAAGCACCAACTCAAAAGTTCCGTGATAATTGACGAGTTGCCGACAGTATATCTTCGGGGACTGGATAACCTGATAGCAACGGCACGAAGCAACAAGGTTGCGGTCTGTTTGGGCTTTCAGGATTTCAGCCAGTTACGCCGGGATTATGGGGACAAGGAAAGCAAAGTAATTGAAAATACAGTGGGTAATATCTTTTCCGGTCAGGTGGTTTCTGAAACGGCAAAAACGCTTTCAGACCGTTTCGGAAAGGTACTGCAAAAACGGCAAAGCATGACTATTAACCGGAATGACAAATCAACCTCTATCAGCACGCAGATGGATAGCCTGATACCACCCAGTAAAATATCCAATCTCACACAGGGTATGTTTGTGGGTGCGGTCAGCGACAATTTCGATGAACGGATAGAGCAGAAAATATTCCATGCTGAAATTGTGGTGGATAACGAGAAAGTGAAGCGGGAAACAGCCAGTTACAAGAAACTGCCCCAAATTATAGATTTTAGGGACGAAAACGGGAACGACCGGATGCAGGAAGAAATACAGGCAAATTACAACCGGGTCAAGCAGGAAGTCCAACAGATTGTCACGGACGAAATGGAACGGATAAAGAACGACCCTGATTTACAACATTTGATTAAAGATGTTGAAGAATAAGCATTTGCCTTTCTTTAAGAATAGTATTATTTGTACTTTTGGAGAAATTATAAATTTACTAATTATGGATGAAAGAAATTATGTTTTATGCCAAGATATAAAAGATAGAATATCTAAAAAGTTTATAGAGAATGGATGGATAACAGTTAGTGATATTGGAATACATTCTGCATTAGTAACAGATGAAAATGTATTAGAAGTATTGGGTAACTATTGTTGGGATTTGCCGCGAGGGGATGGAATGCCGGGTGTTTCTGTAAGGTATGTAAATAAAAAGCCTATTGTGAATTATGATAGATTGGGACACAATAAATGTGAACCTTTTGTTTTTTATAGGGATGGTTATGGTACACATCCATCTTATATTGAACTATCCGAAGAATTTAGATTGTATCATAATTTGCATGAAAAATACATTTCAGAAGAAGAAAAGAACTATGTTGTTATGAATAATGGTTCAGAAGAGGTCGTAGCAAAACTATCTAAAATATCATTATACATCAAAGCTAAATATGTAAAGGATTATCTTGCGATAAGAAAAATTAATCTATTAATATTCTTTGATATAGAAAATTACGGTTCTTCAACGTATTCAGAACTCAATATTATTCCTGTTAATAATCAAATAATAAAGGAAGATAATTATATATATAATTATACGAATATGTTTGAGTATTTTAATGAAGAAAAAAAATCTTGTGGTTGGATAATGGGGAAATGTGTTTTACGCTACGAACAAAAGACGGACTATGACCCTTTTGAACGTGATAATAATCAATATTTAGATTATATAATTGGATATGATGATAATGGAGAAGAATTACTACATACTTGCAATAAGGATTTTCTATCAAATTACTTCGTTCAAAAAGAAAATGAACCGTTAGAACTAACGCCTGTATTTTTTTCTAAAGATGTATTAAATAAGTATTATAACAACCCCAATAAATACACAGTTAGTGATGGTCTTATTACTTGTGATGGTTCATGGAGTTTAAAGGTTGATAATAATTGTAAAGAGTATGTTGTTGTAATGTTAGTTGATTTAGGAACATTAGATTATAAGGAACAATCCTATTGGAAAGGGTTTAATATAGCTCCACCCCATAAAGGATGCTTAAGTTATACAGCTTATCAACGATGGATTAATGGAGTTTGGTGTAATCCCATAAGCCCTGATTTTGTATTTAAGCAGAAGTATAAATCTTTTAATAAGAAATGGCATGAAATATACGGTTGGTATTTGTTTCTACCTCTAATAAATGAAGATGAACATAGATTTAAAACATTACATTGCTTGACTACTTTAGATAACGAGCAGGATTTTGACGAGCAAATTTTATCTTTAGTAAAATTATTTATAGACTCTCTAAATCAGGAAGAATTAATAAAAAATGTCTGTATTGAGAAAAAAGAAGTAGTAGATTTTCTAAAAAGAAAGAAGTTTGATAGTTTGAAAGATGTTAAAGCTGGTATAGATAAATTTGAGCTATTTATTTTGTCCCAAAAATATCCAATTCCTGATATGTTTAACTTTTTAAGGAAATTGCAGGATTTACGCTCTCGTGATGTTGCTCATAGAAAAAGCTCTAATAAAAGTAATCGAAAAAGTATAGTTGATTTTTTTAATTTAGAAACTAAGCCTAAACAACAAATACTTGATGATATTTTTAAAGATGTAATAGAGACTATTTCAACATTAGAAGATTTGTTTATAAATGAAAACCCTAAAAATATAATACCGAAAAAATAGTTTTTTTTGTGCCATAATAAAAAGCAATCTCATTGAGGTTGCTTTTTTTATATACTTCTGTGTAGACTAATGAAGCCAAACGAGGACAAATGAAGCCACCCGTTCCCAAATCCTTAAATATACTCTATTTCATCCTTACTTTTACTTCCGAAATTTTTATTTACTCACTAAAATTCAAAAAGTTATGGATGTAAACACAGCCAACCAGTCCACCACTGACGAACAGATGATGGATATTCTTCTTGTACTGGATAAGGAGAAAAAGACAATCAGCGCAGTGAAAGGCGTGGATGAAAACGGGGAACTCCAAACCGTACCGCCGGAAAACAACAGCGAACTTCTGAAATTCGACCGTCACGGCGATTTCTTTTCCAACTTCTTTTCCAACATGATGAACCAGTTGAAGAACCCGACCCGCTTCAACTTCTTTAAAATCCCCAAGATTGAACTTCCCAAGATTACACCGATAATCAGGGACAACTTCGACCATCCGACCGCCAAGAATGAAGCGGAGATAGAACGTTACCGGGTAACACCCGAAACGCTGAAACAGGGGGTGAAGAATGAACAACCGAACCAAACACAACAGCAACCGCAGCAGGAAGCAACGGCACAAGCACCGCAGCAACCTGACAAAAGCAAGTATGTTATCGACCCTGACAAGGTGGACTGGGAAGCCCTGAAAAACTTCGGGCTTTCCAAAGAACAGCTTGAAAAGGCAAAGGCTTTAGAACCCATGCTAAGGGGGTACAAGTCACCCGGTGCGTTCTCCATCGTAGGAAACTACAATTCCGCCATTATGAAACTGGACGCACGCCTGTCTTTCCGACATGATAAGGACGGGAATGTGGTTTTGGCGATACACGGCATCCGCCAAAAGCCGGAACTTGAACGCCCGTTCTTCGGGCATGAATTTTCCAAAGAGGATAAAGCCAATCTTCTTGAAACGGGCAATATGGGACGGATAGTGAACCTGAAAAACTATATCACGGGAGAAATGATACCTTCTTTCGTCAGCGTGGATAAGGTGACAAACGAACTGGTTTCCATACGTGCAAGCAGCGTCCAAATCCCCGA
The Prevotella sp. HUN102 genome window above contains:
- a CDS encoding DUF3876 domain-containing protein; its protein translation is MKHLKFLFPVLLCTLLLGFSSCKETNADRLRAMRGDWKSVKNRPAFTLFEENGHYRVTTYRKTYRGTVQTETYQISEQDGNLFIETGLSVLLTYDKENDRILLSPGGEYKRSKQPIKK
- a CDS encoding TraG family conjugative transposon ATPase, producing the protein MRNILKATTLENKFPLFTVENGCIVSKDADITVAFRVELPELFTVTAAEYEAIHSAWNKAVKVLPDYSIVHKQDWFIKENYAPDIQKDDLSFLSRSFERHFNERPFLNHTCYLFLTKTTKERSRMQSNFSTLCRGFLVPKEIRDRETVTKFLEAVGQFESIMNDSGFITLTRLTSDEITGTKETAGIVEKYFSLSQTDTTTLKDISLGADEMKIGDDILCLHTLSDAEDMPGKVGTDTRYEKLSTDRSDCRLSFASPVGVLLSCNHIYNQYIFIDDHTENLKQFEKMARNMHSLSKYSRANQINKAWIEEYLNEAHSQGLISVRCHCNIMAWSDDRDELKHIKNDVGSQLALMECKPRHNTTDTPTLFWAGIPGNQADFPAEESFYTFIEQALCLFTEETNYKSSLSPFGIKMVDRVTGKPLHIDISDLPMKRGIITNRNKFILGPSGSGKSFFTNHMVRQYYEQNAHVLLVDTGNSYLGLCEMINRKTHGEDGIYFTYTTENPIAFNPFYVEDGGFDIEKKESIKTLILTLWKRDDEAPTRAEEVALSNAVSSYIGLITKDCSVTPCFNTFYEYVRNDYRAHLQEKNVREKDFDIDNFLNVLEPYYKGGEYDYLLNSDKELDLLHKRFIVFELDNIKDHKILFPITTIIIMEVFISKMRKLKGIRKLILIEEAWKAIASANMADYIKYLYKTVRKYFGEAIVVTQEVEDIISSPIVKESIINNSDCKILLDQRKYLNKFDSIQNLLGLTDKERSQVLSINLANHPNRKYKEVWIGLGGTQSAVYATEVSLEEYYTFTTEETEKMELFALSEKLGGNLELAIKRLAESKRNPEK
- a CDS encoding DUF4133 domain-containing protein, encoding MADYPINRGIGKPVEFKGLKSQYLFIFAGGLLALFVLFIIMYMVGINQWVCIIFGVTSATLLVWLTFRLNEKYGTHGLMKLSARKSHPFHIINRKAISRLFTKNQKQASK
- a CDS encoding DUF4134 domain-containing protein encodes the protein MKKKVLFSAAVLLAASSAFAQGNGMAGITEATNMVTSYFDPATKLIYAIGAVVGLIGGVKVYGKFSSGDPDTSKTAASWFGACIFLIVAATILRSFFL
- a CDS encoding DUF3408 domain-containing protein, whose translation is MAKQSGGKPQIDEDFMKEIISQGLPVKKQETPSVTVKTEIETPDKPDDKTGAVETADKPEIKAEPKEEKAVKEPARRKKNTPGDYRESYFMRVDLTDRQPLYVSRTTHEKLMKIVTVIGGRKATVSSYVENILLRHFDQFQDEINELYESKFEKPF
- a CDS encoding ParA family protein, which codes for MKKETLYVAFSTQKGGVGKTTFTVLVASYLYYLKGYNVAVVDCDYPQHSISAMRKRDAEQVNSDEYYKRLAFSQFKALGKKAYPVLCSSPDEAIKTADEYLASAGMDYDVVFFDLPGTVNSEGVINSLSGVDYIFTPIAADRVVLESSLSFAVAIHKLLVKNEACRLKGLHLFWNMVDGREKTDLYTLYEQTIGELELPLMKVFIPDTKRFKKELDAQRKTVFRSTLFPADKRLVKGSNMEELITEIAYLIKL
- the mobA gene encoding conjugal transfer protein MobA; protein product: MKQKNENAPRPGGAGRKPKADPAVFRYSISFNAIDHARFLALFDQSGMRTKAHFITARIFGEPFKVIKIDKAAVEYYTRLTALYSQYRGIAVNYNQVVKALNTNFSEKKALAFLYKLEKATMELADLNRQIIELTREFETRWLQR
- the mobC gene encoding conjugal transfer protein MobC — translated: MQNEDDLRGLAKVMDFMRAISILFVVINIYWFCYQSFREWGINIGVVDKILLNFQRTAGLFSNILYTKLFSVVFLALSCLGTKGVKEEKITWNKIYVFLTIGFILFFLNWWLLVMPLPLAANTALYIFTMTAGYLSLLAAGVWISRLLKNNLMDDVFNTENESFAQETRLIENEYSINLPTRFYYKKKWNDGWINVVNPFRASMVLGTPGSGKSYAIVNNYIKQQIEKGFAVYIYDYKFPDLSEIAYNHLISHLDGYKVKPKFYMINFDDPRKSHRCNPINPAFMTDISDAYEASYTIMLNLNRSWITKQGDFFVESPIILLASIIWFLKIYQGGKYCTFPHAIEFLNKKYADTFTILTSYPELENYLSPFMDAWESNAQDQLQGQLASAKIPLSRMISPALYWVMTGDDFSLDINNPKEPKILVVGNNPDRQNIYSCALGLYNSRIVKLINKKHQLKSSVIIDELPTVYLRGLDNLIATARSNKVAVCLGFQDFSQLRRDYGDKESKVIENTVGNIFSGQVVSETAKTLSDRFGKVLQKRQSMTINRNDKSTSISTQMDSLIPPSKISNLTQGMFVGAVSDNFDERIEQKIFHAEIVVDNEKVKRETASYKKLPQIIDFRDENGNDRMQEEIQANYNRVKQEVQQIVTDEMERIKNDPDLQHLIKDVEE